In Bacteroidota bacterium, a single window of DNA contains:
- a CDS encoding TIM-barrel domain-containing protein → MKKYFLELVLGFLFFTAPTFAQPLNPVADPGSVIIEGNVRFTILTPELIRMEWSNAREFEDRASLVFINRKLDAPHFTTRRDSGWLFIQTDRLRLAYHPDGDSFSSSNLNVSFDLKGKTVRWLPGLQDSGNLGGTIRTLDGVRGETKLEPGILSKDGWVLVDDSERPLFDNSDWPWVTVRPSTKHQDWYFFGYGHDYRKALSDFTTVAGKIPMPPRFAFGLWWSRYWAYTDEEFKDLVEQFRIHDVPLDVLVIDMDWHQTFDLRWGRSRTDQAGQTLGWTGYTWDRNYFPDPQGFLAWCDSEGLKTPLNLHPASGIQPHEDHYPEMAQAMGIDPATKKYVPFDIVDKKFATNYMNLIIHPLERQGVDFWWLDWQAWGTTKIPGVTPTWWLNYVFYTDMERKNADRPLLFHRWGGLGNHRYQIGFSGDVVSVWESLAFQPRFTATAANVGYGYWSHDIGGHMPGEISPELYARWIQWGIFSPILRTHVTKNGKAERRIWAYPDDQFRMMRDAILLRYSLIPYIYSASYKTYRTGVSIVHPMYYDDPEAPEAYEFSGEYRFGDDMIVAPVAVPVDSTSLLAEKKVWLPAGGWTEWFTGSHLTGPGIFARHYAEDEIPVFVKDGAIIPMQPKMRSTHALPVDPLILTVFPGDSGSCDVYEDEGNSLGYQKGNFATTHVAMRQTATGGVDVRISPAHGSYPGMNKNRAYELRFVNCANPKTVSCNGETVLFNDEESKEGWRYDGETMTLIVRTRSFSTDRSVDIAVSREYLDGAISGVADGFRNKISRLRKVSQFINATSWPGDWSPDVLIHAEQTGNRISVHPEDLNKELAGLKSDLRALPAALDSLKVSSEVLIKARAQLRDILAP, encoded by the coding sequence ATGAAGAAGTATTTCCTCGAACTCGTACTTGGCTTCTTATTTTTCACTGCGCCAACTTTTGCCCAACCGCTCAACCCGGTTGCCGACCCCGGTTCGGTCATAATAGAGGGAAACGTCCGATTTACCATCCTCACTCCTGAGCTGATTCGGATGGAATGGAGCAATGCGAGGGAGTTCGAGGACCGTGCGTCGCTCGTTTTCATCAACCGTAAACTCGATGCGCCGCATTTCACCACCCGCCGCGACAGCGGATGGCTCTTCATTCAAACCGACCGGCTGCGGCTTGCATACCATCCTGACGGTGACTCTTTTTCCTCCTCAAATTTGAATGTCAGCTTTGACCTGAAGGGCAAGACCGTGCGATGGCTTCCGGGGTTGCAGGATTCCGGGAATCTGGGGGGGACGATCAGGACCCTGGACGGGGTGCGTGGAGAGACGAAACTCGAGCCGGGCATTCTTTCGAAGGATGGCTGGGTTCTGGTCGATGACAGCGAGCGTCCGCTTTTCGACAATTCCGATTGGCCGTGGGTCACAGTCCGCCCATCGACAAAGCATCAGGATTGGTACTTTTTCGGTTACGGTCACGATTACCGGAAAGCCTTGTCTGATTTCACAACGGTTGCAGGAAAAATTCCAATGCCTCCCCGATTTGCCTTCGGGTTGTGGTGGTCGCGATACTGGGCATACACCGACGAGGAATTCAAGGACCTGGTCGAACAATTCAGAATTCACGACGTGCCGCTCGACGTGCTCGTCATCGATATGGATTGGCATCAGACCTTTGATCTGCGGTGGGGGCGGTCGCGGACCGACCAGGCGGGACAAACGCTCGGCTGGACCGGCTACACATGGGATCGAAACTATTTCCCCGATCCGCAAGGATTTCTCGCGTGGTGCGACAGCGAGGGGCTTAAGACGCCTCTGAATCTTCATCCCGCATCAGGGATTCAACCGCACGAGGATCACTACCCGGAGATGGCGCAGGCGATGGGGATCGATCCGGCGACAAAAAAATATGTTCCATTCGATATCGTCGACAAGAAGTTCGCGACCAATTACATGAATCTGATCATTCATCCCCTCGAGCGTCAGGGGGTCGATTTCTGGTGGCTGGACTGGCAGGCGTGGGGAACGACAAAGATTCCCGGCGTGACGCCGACCTGGTGGCTCAACTATGTTTTCTACACGGACATGGAGCGAAAGAACGCCGACCGTCCCCTCCTTTTTCATCGGTGGGGAGGGCTCGGCAACCACCGCTATCAGATCGGGTTTTCCGGGGATGTCGTTTCGGTGTGGGAATCGCTTGCGTTTCAGCCGAGGTTTACGGCCACGGCGGCTAATGTCGGATACGGCTACTGGAGTCATGACATCGGCGGACATATGCCGGGGGAAATTTCCCCGGAGCTTTACGCACGATGGATCCAGTGGGGAATCTTCAGTCCGATCCTGCGCACACACGTCACCAAGAACGGCAAAGCGGAGCGAAGGATCTGGGCGTATCCGGACGATCAATTCCGGATGATGCGCGATGCGATCCTTCTTCGATACTCGCTCATCCCATACATCTATTCCGCATCATACAAGACCTATCGAACCGGCGTCTCGATCGTCCATCCGATGTATTACGATGATCCCGAGGCTCCCGAGGCATATGAGTTCAGCGGCGAGTACCGGTTTGGCGACGACATGATCGTCGCCCCGGTCGCCGTTCCGGTCGACTCGACGAGCCTGCTTGCTGAAAAGAAAGTATGGCTCCCGGCCGGCGGATGGACCGAGTGGTTTACGGGAAGTCATCTTACCGGTCCGGGGATTTTCGCAAGACATTATGCGGAAGATGAAATTCCGGTTTTTGTGAAAGACGGAGCGATCATCCCGATGCAGCCCAAAATGCGTTCGACCCATGCATTGCCGGTCGATCCGCTGATCCTGACGGTTTTTCCCGGCGATTCCGGCTCATGCGATGTCTATGAGGATGAAGGCAATTCGCTCGGTTATCAGAAGGGAAATTTTGCAACCACACATGTGGCAATGAGGCAGACTGCGACGGGGGGCGTTGACGTCCGAATTTCTCCTGCGCACGGAAGTTATCCGGGAATGAATAAAAATCGTGCGTACGAACTTCGGTTCGTCAATTGTGCCAATCCTAAGACCGTATCGTGCAATGGCGAGACGGTTCTATTCAATGATGAGGAGTCAAAAGAAGGATGGAGGTACGACGGTGAGACGATGACGCTGATCGTGCGAACGCGTTCGTTCAGTACCGATCGATCGGTTGACATCGCTGTGTCGAGGGAATATCTCGACGGCGCAATTTCGGGAGTCGCGGACGGTTTCAGGAATAAGATCAGCCGCCTGCGGAAGGTCTCTCAATTCATCAATGCAACGTCATGGCCGGGCGATTGGTCTCCCGATGTGTTGATCCACGCGGAGCAAACCGGGAACAGGATTTCGGTTCACCCGGAAGATCTGAATAAGGAATTAGCCGGCTTAAAATCCGACCTGCGGGCTCTGCCAGCCGCTCTTGACTCCCTTAAGGTGAGCAGTGAAGTACTTATTAAGGCCCGGGCACAGCTTCGCGACATTCTCGCTCCCTGA
- a CDS encoding HAD family phosphatase, producing the protein MIPVPDFVKGLIFDCDGTLVDSMPLHLKAWEEAVRSYDAPYDHEFFSSKKGMRDADIVVQYNAHFGRSLSFKEVIQAKDRFFLQRISEVKPILPVVEIARRYHKLLPMAVASGGAKEIVHKELHAIGVVHFFEVILTADDPFRPKPHPDLFLEAARRINVEPSLCQVFEDGDLGLTAARNAGMHATDIRAFL; encoded by the coding sequence TTGATTCCGGTTCCTGACTTCGTCAAAGGATTGATCTTCGATTGCGATGGAACGCTCGTCGACTCGATGCCGCTGCATTTGAAAGCATGGGAAGAAGCAGTTCGCTCTTATGACGCGCCATACGATCATGAGTTCTTTTCATCCAAAAAGGGGATGAGGGATGCTGACATCGTTGTGCAGTATAATGCCCATTTCGGGAGATCGTTGAGCTTCAAGGAAGTGATTCAGGCAAAGGACCGATTTTTTCTTCAAAGGATCAGCGAAGTCAAACCGATCCTTCCTGTCGTCGAGATTGCCCGCCGTTACCATAAGCTTCTTCCGATGGCGGTTGCATCAGGCGGTGCAAAAGAGATTGTGCACAAAGAATTGCACGCGATCGGCGTTGTGCATTTCTTTGAAGTGATACTGACCGCCGATGATCCATTCAGACCGAAACCTCATCCCGATCTTTTTCTTGAAGCAGCGAGACGAATCAACGTTGAACCTTCCTTGTGTCAGGTCTTTGAAGACGGGGATCTTGGTTTAACGGCTGCGCGTAATGCCGGGATGCACGCAACCGACATCCGCGCTTTTCTATAG
- the araA gene encoding L-arabinose isomerase encodes MIDLKQYEIWFLTGSQHLYGPETLKQVEKDSQNVVAGLSQSPHIPVKIVFTPVLTTPDAITKICLEANNAPSCIGIVAWMHTFSPAKMWIGGLKVLNKPLLDFHTQFGRDIPWGEIDMNFMNLHQTAHGGREFGFMTARMKKPRKVVVGHWQDENAQKKIGVWSRAAAGWADSQGMKVARFGDNMRSVGVTEGDKVEAEIRFGYSVNGYGLGDLVDVMKKVSDTEIASLLSEYEAKYELVPSLRKDGEKRRSLQEAARIELAIRAFLKNGNFKAFTTTFEDLHGLEQLPGLSVQRMMADGFGFGAEGDWKTAGLLRVMNVMGSGLKGGTSFMEDYTYHFDPSAKQVLGAHMLEISEAIASGKPKLEIHPLSIGGKADPPRLVFDVPAGPAINVTSVDMGNRFRLIINEVETIAPAKPLPRLPVARALWKPKPDFETAVGAWILAGGAHHTVFSQGVSTECVEDYAEIAGVECLVIDGKTTLSEFKKELRWNDVYFQHAR; translated from the coding sequence ATGATCGACCTCAAGCAATACGAAATCTGGTTTCTGACCGGAAGCCAGCATCTTTATGGCCCGGAAACCTTGAAGCAAGTGGAGAAAGACTCTCAAAATGTCGTCGCCGGATTGTCACAATCGCCTCATATTCCGGTAAAGATCGTCTTCACGCCGGTCCTCACGACGCCGGACGCGATTACAAAAATTTGTCTCGAGGCGAATAACGCCCCTTCTTGCATCGGCATCGTTGCATGGATGCACACGTTTTCTCCCGCAAAGATGTGGATCGGCGGACTGAAGGTACTGAACAAGCCGTTGCTCGATTTCCACACGCAGTTCGGACGGGACATTCCCTGGGGGGAGATCGACATGAATTTCATGAACCTCCATCAAACTGCGCACGGGGGACGAGAGTTTGGTTTTATGACTGCCCGGATGAAGAAGCCCCGTAAAGTTGTCGTCGGGCACTGGCAAGATGAAAACGCTCAGAAAAAGATCGGCGTCTGGTCGCGCGCCGCAGCGGGCTGGGCCGACAGCCAGGGAATGAAGGTTGCCCGGTTCGGGGACAATATGCGAAGTGTCGGCGTGACGGAGGGGGACAAAGTGGAAGCCGAGATCCGTTTCGGGTATTCGGTGAACGGCTACGGTCTGGGGGATCTGGTTGATGTCATGAAGAAGGTCAGCGATACGGAAATTGCCTCGCTTCTCTCCGAGTATGAGGCAAAGTATGAACTCGTCCCGTCCCTCCGAAAGGACGGGGAAAAACGCCGGTCGCTGCAGGAAGCCGCCCGTATCGAGCTTGCGATCCGCGCCTTCTTAAAGAACGGGAATTTCAAGGCGTTCACGACAACGTTCGAAGACTTACACGGACTCGAACAGCTGCCAGGATTGTCGGTGCAGCGAATGATGGCCGATGGATTCGGTTTCGGCGCGGAGGGGGACTGGAAAACCGCTGGGTTGCTGCGTGTGATGAATGTGATGGGGAGCGGTTTGAAAGGAGGAACTTCGTTCATGGAGGATTACACGTACCATTTCGACCCTTCCGCCAAGCAAGTTCTCGGAGCGCACATGCTCGAAATTTCCGAGGCGATCGCCTCCGGGAAACCGAAGCTGGAGATCCATCCGCTCTCCATCGGCGGAAAAGCCGATCCGCCAAGACTGGTCTTCGACGTTCCTGCCGGACCGGCGATCAATGTGACCTCGGTGGATATGGGAAATCGTTTTCGTTTGATCATCAACGAAGTAGAGACGATCGCCCCCGCCAAGCCGCTTCCACGGCTTCCCGTTGCGCGCGCGCTGTGGAAACCGAAGCCGGATTTTGAAACTGCGGTCGGAGCCTGGATCCTCGCAGGCGGCGCGCATCACACTGTCTTCAGTCAGGGAGTCTCGACGGAATGCGTCGAGGATTATGCGGAGATCGCCGGCGTTGAATGCCTGGTCATCGACGGGAAAACGACGCTCAGCGAGTTCAAAAAGGAACTGCGCTGGAACGACGTCTATTTCCAGCACGCAAGGTAG
- a CDS encoding L-ribulose-5-phosphate 4-epimerase yields the protein MVEQLKKQVLEANLALVKYNLVTLTWGNVSGISRRDGLVVIKPSGVEYKKLTVKDMVVVDLKGNVIEGKRRPSSDTPTHIELYNAFPSIGGIAHSHSEYATIFAQACREIPCFGTTHADAFNGPVPVTRSLTKQEVEKGYEINTGKVIVERFMKLDPIAVPGVLVSGHAPFTWGNDPGDAVKNNLILEKIASMALHSLALNPSLRQLPDYLLEKHYSRKHGPDAYYGQKK from the coding sequence ATGGTCGAACAACTGAAGAAACAAGTACTCGAGGCAAACCTGGCGCTCGTTAAGTATAACCTCGTGACCCTGACCTGGGGCAACGTGAGCGGCATCTCCCGCCGCGATGGCTTGGTGGTCATCAAACCGAGCGGCGTGGAATACAAGAAGCTAACAGTGAAGGACATGGTGGTGGTGGATCTGAAGGGGAACGTCATAGAAGGAAAACGGCGCCCGTCATCCGACACCCCGACCCACATAGAACTCTATAACGCCTTTCCTTCCATCGGAGGGATCGCGCACAGCCACAGCGAATATGCGACGATCTTTGCCCAGGCCTGCAGAGAGATTCCCTGTTTCGGGACGACGCATGCCGACGCATTCAACGGACCCGTTCCGGTCACGCGCAGTCTGACCAAGCAGGAAGTCGAAAAAGGCTATGAGATCAACACCGGGAAGGTGATCGTCGAGCGGTTCATGAAACTCGATCCGATCGCGGTTCCCGGAGTCCTTGTCTCCGGCCACGCGCCGTTCACATGGGGGAATGATCCGGGAGACGCGGTGAAGAATAATTTAATTCTTGAAAAAATCGCCTCGATGGCGCTTCATTCACTCGCACTGAATCCGTCACTTCGTCAACTTCCCGATTATCTCCTCGAAAAACATTATTCGAGAAAGCATGGCCCGGACGCGTATTATGGACAGAAGAAGTAA
- a CDS encoding ribulokinase, which translates to MGKYAIGLDFGTNSCRSLIIDVANGRELATHVFPYPSGTDGVIVDSSDPNLARQNPADYLLGIEESIKQALLKAKRAESKFSPDDVIGIGVDTTGSSPMPVDAHGEALCFDKKFKNDPSAMVWLWKDHTSFAEAAQVTETAAKLRPQYLAKIGGTYSSEWYWSKILHLKNTSPQTFEASDSFVEICDWIPAVLSGVKHPQKIKRSICAAGHKAMFNAQWGGLPDEEFLNALSPGLGKLRNKLYSQAYSADEKIGNLSPEWAKKLGLPETVAIAVGAFDAHMGAVGAGIQPGTLVKILGTSTCDVMIQPSSSPLADIPGVCGIVNGSVMNGFYGIEAGQSAVGDIFLWFINNLVPEKYGTTTDEKFRTLEKAVAELKPGESGLIALDWNNGNRTILVDVRLSGLLIGQTLHTQPHEIYRALVEATAFGALRIIDRIEEYGVPVKEVVNCGGLASKNPLLMQIYADVTGRPMKISRSEQTPALGAAMFAAVAAGKASGGYATIQETQKAMTGVEKTYSPSEKNHRTYSTLYKLYRQLHDGFGTKDWSGSMHGVMKELLTLRDSVRKEN; encoded by the coding sequence ATGGGCAAGTACGCTATCGGTTTAGATTTTGGGACTAACTCCTGCCGTTCACTCATCATCGACGTTGCAAACGGCAGGGAGCTTGCAACGCACGTTTTTCCGTATCCTTCCGGAACGGACGGAGTCATCGTAGACTCCTCCGACCCGAACCTCGCACGGCAGAACCCCGCCGATTATCTGCTCGGCATAGAAGAATCTATTAAGCAGGCTCTCCTCAAAGCGAAAAGGGCGGAATCGAAATTTTCTCCCGACGATGTCATCGGTATCGGCGTCGATACAACGGGGAGCAGTCCGATGCCGGTCGACGCGCACGGGGAGGCGCTGTGCTTTGATAAGAAATTCAAAAACGATCCGTCTGCGATGGTGTGGCTCTGGAAGGACCACACAAGTTTTGCCGAGGCTGCCCAGGTCACCGAGACGGCGGCCAAATTGCGTCCTCAGTATTTGGCAAAGATCGGAGGGACCTATTCCTCGGAATGGTACTGGAGCAAAATTCTCCACCTCAAAAACACTTCGCCCCAGACCTTTGAGGCGTCCGACAGCTTTGTGGAAATCTGTGACTGGATTCCGGCAGTTCTTTCGGGGGTAAAGCATCCACAAAAAATAAAAAGAAGCATTTGCGCTGCCGGCCATAAGGCGATGTTCAACGCTCAGTGGGGAGGACTTCCTGACGAGGAGTTTCTTAACGCGCTCTCGCCCGGATTAGGGAAACTGCGGAACAAGTTGTATTCCCAGGCTTATTCTGCGGACGAAAAGATCGGGAACCTTTCTCCGGAATGGGCGAAGAAACTAGGATTGCCCGAAACCGTGGCGATCGCGGTCGGCGCGTTCGATGCGCATATGGGCGCGGTGGGGGCGGGCATTCAACCCGGCACCCTTGTGAAAATTCTAGGAACGAGCACCTGCGATGTCATGATCCAGCCGAGCAGTTCTCCTCTGGCCGACATTCCGGGGGTGTGCGGGATCGTCAATGGCTCGGTGATGAACGGATTTTACGGGATCGAGGCCGGCCAATCCGCTGTCGGCGATATTTTTCTCTGGTTCATCAACAACCTCGTCCCTGAAAAATACGGTACGACCACCGACGAAAAATTCCGCACCCTTGAGAAAGCGGTGGCGGAGCTAAAGCCCGGTGAAAGTGGATTGATCGCCCTCGATTGGAACAACGGCAACCGGACGATTCTCGTCGATGTGCGGTTGTCGGGGCTTTTGATCGGGCAAACCCTCCACACGCAGCCCCATGAGATCTACCGCGCGCTGGTCGAAGCGACGGCGTTCGGTGCGCTGCGGATCATCGACCGCATTGAAGAGTACGGTGTTCCGGTAAAAGAAGTCGTCAATTGCGGAGGACTTGCATCGAAAAATCCGCTCCTCATGCAGATCTATGCCGACGTGACCGGACGTCCGATGAAGATCTCGCGAAGCGAGCAGACGCCGGCCCTCGGAGCTGCGATGTTTGCCGCTGTTGCCGCAGGAAAAGCGTCCGGGGGATACGCGACGATCCAGGAAACGCAAAAGGCGATGACGGGCGTTGAAAAGACGTACTCGCCCTCCGAAAAAAATCACCGGACATACTCGACCCTCTATAAATTATATCGCCAACTGCACGACGGCTTTGGAACGAAAGACTGGAGCGGGTCGATGCATGGGGTGATGAAGGAATTGCTGACACTGCGGGATTCAGTGCGAAAGGAAAACTGA
- a CDS encoding aldose epimerase family protein, whose translation MTSKSFGKLADGKEVELFILKNKSGAEVRLTNLGAAIVSIVVPDRGGSFGDVILGHDDPQGYVADHSYLGFIVGRYGNRIGKGEFSLNGKVYQLGINDGEHHLHGGVNGFHRKLWNVPASTDSSVSMRCISPDGDEGYPGKVTLDVTYTWNDNNELVIDYKGTSDAPTILNPTSHGYFNLTADPRNTILDHELLIEADRFTPSGSGSIPTGKIEKVEGTPFDFRAWRKIGERIDAPFEQLQLARGYDHNFVLNRYDKAIHRAAAVYEPKGGRLMEVFTDQPGIQFYSGNYLDGSLKGKGGIAYQRRSALCLEAQHFPDSPNQPQFPSVVLHPSETYRQTTTYRFSVKK comes from the coding sequence GTGACATCAAAATCATTCGGTAAATTAGCTGATGGTAAAGAAGTTGAACTATTTATCCTCAAAAATAAATCGGGGGCAGAGGTCCGCCTTACGAACCTTGGGGCGGCAATAGTCTCCATCGTCGTTCCCGATAGGGGAGGCTCCTTTGGCGACGTTATCCTTGGCCACGATGACCCCCAGGGATACGTTGCCGATCATTCCTATCTGGGATTTATTGTCGGAAGGTATGGCAACCGCATCGGGAAAGGAGAATTTTCGTTGAACGGCAAGGTCTATCAGCTCGGCATCAACGACGGCGAACATCATCTGCATGGAGGAGTGAACGGGTTTCATCGGAAATTATGGAACGTCCCGGCCAGCACGGATTCTTCCGTATCGATGCGATGTATCAGCCCGGACGGCGATGAAGGATATCCTGGAAAGGTTACGCTCGATGTGACATACACATGGAACGACAACAACGAGCTCGTCATTGATTACAAAGGAACCTCCGACGCTCCCACAATTCTCAATCCGACGAGCCACGGATATTTTAACCTCACCGCGGACCCGCGAAATACCATTCTCGATCATGAATTATTGATCGAGGCGGATCGTTTCACTCCGTCTGGCTCCGGGAGCATTCCAACCGGAAAGATTGAAAAGGTCGAAGGAACGCCGTTCGATTTCCGCGCTTGGCGGAAAATTGGAGAACGAATCGATGCTCCCTTCGAACAGCTCCAGCTCGCCAGAGGTTATGACCATAATTTTGTGTTGAATCGCTATGACAAAGCAATTCACCGTGCGGCGGCAGTCTACGAGCCAAAAGGGGGCCGTTTGATGGAAGTGTTCACCGACCAGCCCGGGATTCAGTTTTATTCCGGAAATTATCTGGACGGATCGCTCAAAGGGAAGGGGGGTATTGCTTACCAACGCCGGTCCGCCCTGTGTCTCGAGGCGCAGCATTTTCCGGATTCTCCCAATCAACCCCAATTTCCATCCGTGGTTCTGCATCCTTCAGAGACGTATCGGCAAACCACGACATACCGTTTTTCGGTCAAGAAGTAA
- a CDS encoding MFS transporter, with protein sequence MTDRHHDPYAALRFGEFRDLVLSSFLLTIALMMQEVAIGYELYRITHDPLALGMIGLIEAVPFISFSLFGGHFADRYSKRKILLWSVGCIALCSTILQFFSRDQGSQSSAGLLFTIYATIFVIGVCRAFQSPTATSLRAILVPFEHYENAATWSSSAWQIGAVVGPVISGFSYAWFGFSNTLLVVVALVIATFYLYSRIGDRPVPAKKEEINLAESIKEGIGFVLKTKVILYSISLDLFSVLFGGVMAILPIYAQDILRVGPQGLGILRGAPSLGAVITLLILARVSAMEHPWRNLLIAVTGFGVCIVAFAVSPWMLLSVIMLFFSGAFDSVSVVIRHTLLQTLTPDELRGRVMAVNGIFLAASNELGAFESGVAAKLMGTVPSALFGGLMTLAIVTWVYRESKGLFTIQLSKRKK encoded by the coding sequence ATGACCGACCGTCACCATGATCCATACGCAGCATTACGCTTCGGAGAATTCCGCGACCTCGTTCTTTCATCATTTTTGCTGACGATCGCGTTGATGATGCAGGAGGTGGCGATCGGCTACGAGCTTTACCGGATCACCCACGACCCGCTGGCGCTGGGGATGATCGGCCTCATCGAAGCAGTTCCCTTCATCTCCTTCTCGCTGTTTGGGGGACATTTTGCCGACCGATACAGCAAACGAAAGATCCTGTTGTGGAGCGTCGGCTGTATCGCGCTTTGTTCGACGATCCTGCAATTCTTCTCCCGGGACCAGGGATCACAATCATCGGCCGGGCTGCTGTTCACCATTTACGCGACCATTTTCGTCATCGGCGTTTGCCGTGCATTCCAATCGCCAACGGCAACGTCGCTTCGCGCCATTCTTGTCCCGTTCGAACATTATGAGAACGCTGCAACATGGAGCAGCTCTGCCTGGCAAATCGGCGCTGTTGTCGGACCGGTGATATCGGGATTTTCATACGCGTGGTTCGGGTTCTCGAACACACTGCTCGTCGTTGTCGCCTTAGTCATCGCCACGTTTTATCTGTATTCGAGGATCGGCGACAGACCGGTGCCGGCGAAAAAAGAAGAGATCAATCTGGCCGAGAGCATCAAAGAAGGGATCGGGTTCGTCCTTAAAACAAAGGTCATCCTGTATTCGATCTCTCTCGACCTATTCTCAGTGTTGTTTGGGGGAGTGATGGCGATCCTTCCCATCTATGCTCAGGATATCCTGCGCGTCGGGCCGCAGGGACTTGGTATTCTGCGGGGGGCTCCGTCGCTCGGCGCCGTCATCACTCTTCTGATCCTTGCGCGAGTCTCCGCCATGGAACACCCGTGGAGAAACTTATTGATCGCTGTGACAGGCTTCGGCGTGTGCATTGTCGCCTTTGCCGTATCGCCATGGATGCTGTTGTCGGTCATCATGCTCTTCTTCAGCGGAGCATTCGACAGCGTCAGCGTCGTGATACGCCACACGCTGCTTCAGACCCTGACTCCCGACGAGCTGCGGGGGAGAGTGATGGCCGTGAACGGGATCTTTCTTGCCGCTTCGAACGAGCTGGGCGCTTTCGAATCGGGCGTTGCCGCCAAACTTATGGGAACGGTCCCGTCGGCTCTCTTCGGGGGCCTGATGACCCTCGCCATCGTGACGTGGGTTTACAGGGAGTCGAAAGGTTTATTCACCATTCAACTTTCGAAGCGGAAAAAATAA
- a CDS encoding Ig-like domain-containing protein — MRVYYLSLLLIVSYAGCDSNAGVPNNGLTTTTTGPAPTVIWTDPLPGAVGPNIISNNTVRMSFSTLMDTRSVIRGVAISPLNEGVFIDTNAATPLDGYTFWFPLTPTPAWLVYATDTSLNSRFPSGHRTFTPYYKVGQQYTITLDSLIHDIYGDYFVPASFYFTPEPSLRVMDTYPESGDTAVSPGISYISIRFNSPIDSTSARNSFVLSPPVAGTANVYYSTWGLSWSPPSGVKLASATVYTGTIAASVQDVYGNVLSSPYSFSFTTGN; from the coding sequence ATGCGCGTGTATTACCTCTCCCTTCTATTGATCGTTTCCTATGCCGGTTGCGATTCGAACGCGGGCGTACCGAATAACGGCCTCACCACCACTACGACGGGGCCGGCACCGACAGTTATTTGGACTGACCCGCTTCCGGGTGCGGTCGGACCGAACATCATTTCCAACAACACGGTGAGAATGAGTTTCAGTACGCTGATGGATACGCGGTCAGTAATTCGCGGCGTCGCAATTTCGCCGTTGAACGAAGGGGTGTTCATAGACACCAATGCGGCGACGCCGTTGGATGGATACACATTCTGGTTTCCGCTCACGCCGACCCCTGCATGGCTGGTTTATGCGACCGATACCTCTCTCAATTCTCGTTTTCCGTCTGGCCATCGAACGTTTACTCCGTACTACAAAGTAGGACAGCAATACACGATCACGCTGGATTCACTTATCCACGACATCTATGGGGATTACTTTGTGCCCGCCAGTTTTTATTTTACCCCGGAACCGAGTTTGCGGGTAATGGACACATATCCGGAGAGCGGCGACACCGCCGTTTCGCCGGGCATTTCGTACATCTCGATCCGCTTTAATTCGCCGATCGACTCGACTTCTGCGCGAAATTCCTTCGTTCTTTCTCCGCCGGTCGCAGGAACTGCAAACGTCTATTATAGCACGTGGGGATTGTCCTGGTCCCCACCTTCCGGTGTCAAACTGGCTTCTGCAACGGTATACACGGGGACGATCGCCGCATCGGTACAAGACGTATACGGAAATGTCCTTTCATCGCCGTACTCTTTTTCGTTTACAACAGGAAATTAA
- a CDS encoding helix-turn-helix domain-containing protein, translating into MKTELEEINRKLDVLLNLIKEKLPQPLPFKEAAKYLSISESYLYKLVSKGQITGHQPGGKRLFFRAQELNAWAFSNEKKTLEEIKKCA; encoded by the coding sequence ATGAAAACTGAATTAGAAGAGATTAATAGAAAGCTGGATGTATTACTAAATCTGATTAAAGAAAAACTGCCGCAACCTCTCCCCTTTAAAGAAGCCGCAAAATATTTAAGCATCTCTGAGAGTTACCTTTACAAGCTCGTTAGTAAGGGTCAAATCACGGGACATCAACCTGGTGGGAAACGTCTGTTCTTTCGAGCTCAGGAGTTGAATGCGTGGGCTTTCAGCAATGAAAAAAAGACGTTGGAGGAAATAAAAAAATGCGCTTAG